A window of the Loxodonta africana isolate mLoxAfr1 chromosome 3, mLoxAfr1.hap2, whole genome shotgun sequence genome harbors these coding sequences:
- the CLK2 gene encoding dual specificity protein kinase CLK2 isoform X4: MPHPRRYHSSERGSRGSYHEHYRSRKHKRRRSRSWSSSSDRTRRHRREDSYHVRSRSYDDRSSDRRAYDRRYCGSYRRNDYSRDRGEAYYDADYRHSYEYHRENSSYRSQRSSRRKHRRRRRRSRTFSHSSSHSSRRAKSVEDDAEGHLIYHVGDWLQERYEIVSTLGEGTFGRVVQCVDHRRGGARVALKIIKNVEKYKEAARLEINVLEKINEKDPDNKNLCVQMFDWFDYHGHMCISFELLGLSTFDFLKDNNYLPYPIHQVRHMAFQLCQAVKFLHDNKLTHTDLKPENILFVNSDYELTYNLEKKRDERSVKSTAVRVVDFGSATFDHEHHSTIVSTRHYRAPEVILELGWSQPCDVWSIGCIIFEYYVGFTLFQTHDNREHLAMMERILGPIPSRMIRKTRKQKYFYRGRLDWDENTSAGRYVRENCKPLRRYLTSEAEEHHQLFDLIESMLEYEPAKRLTLGEALQHPFFTRLRAEPPNAKLWDSSRDISR, encoded by the exons aTGCCTCATCCCCGAAGGTACCACTCCTCAGAGCGAGGCAGCCGGGGGAGTTACCATGAACACTATAGAAGCCGAAAGCATAAAAGACGAAGAAGCCGCTCCTGGTCGAGCAGCAGTGACCGGACAAGGCGACACCGGCGGGAAGACAGTTACCACGTCCGTTCTCGGAG CTATGACGACCGTTCATCTGACCGAAGGGCGTATGACCGGCGATACTGTGGCAGCTACAGGCGCAACGACTACAGCCGAGATCGGGGAGAGGCCTACTATGATGCAGACTACCGGCATTCATACGAATACCATCGGGAGAACAGCAGTTACCGCAGCCAGCGCAGCAGCCGTAGGAAGCACAGGCGGCGGAGGAGACGCAGCAGGACGTTCAGCCACTCATCTTCG CACAGCAGCCGGAGAGCCAAGAGTGTAGAGGACGACGCTGAGGGCCACCTCATCTACCACGTCGGGGACTGGCTACAAGAGCGAT ATGAAATTGTAAGCACCTTGGGAGAGGGGACCTTTGGCCGAGTTGTACAGTGTGTTGACCATCGCAG GGGTGGGGCTCGAGTTGCCCTGAAGATCAttaagaatgtggagaaatacAAGGAAGCAGCTCGGTTAGAAATCAATGTGCTGGAGAAAATCAATGAGAAGGATCCTGACAACAAGAA CCTCTGTGTCCAGATGTTTGACTGGTTTGACTACCATGGCCACATGTGTATCTCCTTTGAGCTCCTGGGCCTTAGCACCTTCGATTTCCTCAAAGACAACAACTACCTGCCCTACCCCATCCACCAAGTGCGCCACATGGCCTTCCAGCTGTGCCAGGCCGTCAAGT TCCTCCATGATAACAAGCTGACACATACGGACCTCAAACCTGAAAATATCCTGTTTGTGAATTCAGACTATGAGCTCACCTACAACTTAGAAAAG AAGCGAGATGAGCGAAGTGTGAAGAGCACGGCTGTGCGGGTGGTAGACTTTGGCAGTGCCACCTTTGACCACGAGCACCATAGCACCATTGTCTCCACTCGCCATTACCGAGCACCAGAGGTCATCCTTG AGCTGGGCTGGTCACAGCCTTGTGACGTGTGGAGCATAGGCTGCATCATCTTCGAGTACTATGTTGGCTTCACTCTCTTCCAG ACCCATGACAACAGAGAGCATCTAGCCATGATGGAAAGGATCTTGGGTCCTATCCCTTCCCGGATGATCCGAAAGACAAG GAAGCAGAAGTATTTTTACCGGGGTCGCCTGGATTGGGATGAGAACACATCAGCTGGGCGCTACGTCCGAGAGAACTGCAAACCACTGCGG CGGTATCTGACCTCAGAGGCAGAGGAACACCACCAGCTCTTCGATCTGATTGAAAGCATGCTAGAGTATGAACCTGCTAAGCGGCTGACCTTGGGCGAAGCCCTTCAGCATCCTTTCTTCACCCGCCTTCGGGCTGAGCCACCCAACGCCAAGTTGTGGGACTCCAGTCGGGATATCAGTCGGTGA
- the SCAMP3 gene encoding secretory carrier-associated membrane protein 3 isoform X1, with protein sequence MAQNRDGGNPFAEPSELDNPFQDPAVIQHRPSPQYATLDVYNPFETREPSPAYEPPAPAPLPPPSAPSLQSSRKLSPTEPKNYGSYSTQATAAAATAELLKKQEELNRKAEELDRRERELQHAALGGTATRQNNWPPLPPFCPVQPCFFQDISMEIPQEFQKTVSTMYYLWMCSTLALLLNFVACLASFCVDTSNGSGFGLSILWILLFTPCSFVCWYRPMYKAFRSDSSFNFFVFFFIFFAQDILFVLQAIGIPGWGFSGWISALVVLKVNKAVAVLMLLVALLFTGIAVLGIVMLKRIHSLYRHTGASFQKAQQEFAAGVFSNPAVRTAAANAAAGAAENAFRAP encoded by the exons ATGGCCCAGAACAGAGACGGCGGGAACCCGTTCGCCGAGCCCAGCGAGCTTGATAACCCGTTTCAG GACCCAGCTGTGATCCAGCACCGACCTAGCCCGCAGTATGCCACGCTTGATGTCTACAACCCTTTTGAGACTCGGGAG CCATCACCAGCCTATGAGCCTCCTGCTCCTGCCCCACTGCCTCCACCCTCAGCTCCCTCCTTGCAGTCCTCAAGAAAGCTCAGCCCCACAGAACCCAAGAACTATGGCTCCTACAGCACTCAG GCCACAGCTGCAGCAGCCACAGCTGAGCTGCTAAAGAAGCAGGAGGAGCTCAATCGGAAGGCAGAGGAGCTGGACCGGAGGGAGCGGGAGCTACAGCATGCTGCCCTGGGgggcacagcta CTCGACAGAACAACTGGCCCCCCCTACCACCTTTTTGCCCAGTCCAGCCCTGCTTTTTCCAGGACATCTCCATGGAGATCCCCCAAGAATTTCAGAAGACAGTATCCACCATGTACTACCTCTGGATGT GCAGCACCCTGGCTCTTCTTCTGAATTTCGTCGCCTGCCTAGCCAGCTTCTGTGTGGATACCAGTAATGGCTCGGGCTTTGGCCTTTCCATCCTTTGGATCCTCCTTTTCACTCCCTGCTCCTTTGTCTGCTGGTACCGTCCTATGTACAAGGCTTTCCG GAGTGATAGTTCATTCAATTTCTtcgttttcttcttcattttcttcgCCCAGGATATACTCTTTGTGCTCCAGGCCATTGGCATTCCAGGCTGGGGGTTCAG TGGCTGGATCTCGGCTCTGGTGGTGCTGAAGGTCAACAAGGCTGTAGCTGTGCTCATGCTGCTGGTTGCCCTGCTCTTCACTGGCATCGCTGTGCTGGGAATTGTGATGCTGAAGCGG ATCCACTCCCTCTATCGCCACACAGGTGCCAGCTTTCAGAAGGCCCAGCAAGAATTTGCTGCTGGTGTCTTCTCCAACCCTGCGGTGCGAACCGCAGCTGCCAACGCGGCCGCTGGGGCTGCCGAAAATGCCTTTCGGGCCCCTTGA
- the CLK2 gene encoding dual specificity protein kinase CLK2 isoform X1, protein MPHPRRYHSSERGSRGSYHEHYRSRKHKRRRSRSWSSSSDRTRRHRREDSYHVRSRSSYDDRSSDRRAYDRRYCGSYRRNDYSRDRGEAYYDADYRHSYEYHRENSSYRSQRSSRRKHRRRRRRSRTFSHSSSQHSSRRAKSVEDDAEGHLIYHVGDWLQERYEIVSTLGEGTFGRVVQCVDHRRGGARVALKIIKNVEKYKEAARLEINVLEKINEKDPDNKNLCVQMFDWFDYHGHMCISFELLGLSTFDFLKDNNYLPYPIHQVRHMAFQLCQAVKFLHDNKLTHTDLKPENILFVNSDYELTYNLEKKRDERSVKSTAVRVVDFGSATFDHEHHSTIVSTRHYRAPEVILELGWSQPCDVWSIGCIIFEYYVGFTLFQTHDNREHLAMMERILGPIPSRMIRKTRKQKYFYRGRLDWDENTSAGRYVRENCKPLRRYLTSEAEEHHQLFDLIESMLEYEPAKRLTLGEALQHPFFTRLRAEPPNAKLWDSSRDISR, encoded by the exons aTGCCTCATCCCCGAAGGTACCACTCCTCAGAGCGAGGCAGCCGGGGGAGTTACCATGAACACTATAGAAGCCGAAAGCATAAAAGACGAAGAAGCCGCTCCTGGTCGAGCAGCAGTGACCGGACAAGGCGACACCGGCGGGAAGACAGTTACCACGTCCGTTCTCGGAG CAGCTATGACGACCGTTCATCTGACCGAAGGGCGTATGACCGGCGATACTGTGGCAGCTACAGGCGCAACGACTACAGCCGAGATCGGGGAGAGGCCTACTATGATGCAGACTACCGGCATTCATACGAATACCATCGGGAGAACAGCAGTTACCGCAGCCAGCGCAGCAGCCGTAGGAAGCACAGGCGGCGGAGGAGACGCAGCAGGACGTTCAGCCACTCATCTTCG CAGCACAGCAGCCGGAGAGCCAAGAGTGTAGAGGACGACGCTGAGGGCCACCTCATCTACCACGTCGGGGACTGGCTACAAGAGCGAT ATGAAATTGTAAGCACCTTGGGAGAGGGGACCTTTGGCCGAGTTGTACAGTGTGTTGACCATCGCAG GGGTGGGGCTCGAGTTGCCCTGAAGATCAttaagaatgtggagaaatacAAGGAAGCAGCTCGGTTAGAAATCAATGTGCTGGAGAAAATCAATGAGAAGGATCCTGACAACAAGAA CCTCTGTGTCCAGATGTTTGACTGGTTTGACTACCATGGCCACATGTGTATCTCCTTTGAGCTCCTGGGCCTTAGCACCTTCGATTTCCTCAAAGACAACAACTACCTGCCCTACCCCATCCACCAAGTGCGCCACATGGCCTTCCAGCTGTGCCAGGCCGTCAAGT TCCTCCATGATAACAAGCTGACACATACGGACCTCAAACCTGAAAATATCCTGTTTGTGAATTCAGACTATGAGCTCACCTACAACTTAGAAAAG AAGCGAGATGAGCGAAGTGTGAAGAGCACGGCTGTGCGGGTGGTAGACTTTGGCAGTGCCACCTTTGACCACGAGCACCATAGCACCATTGTCTCCACTCGCCATTACCGAGCACCAGAGGTCATCCTTG AGCTGGGCTGGTCACAGCCTTGTGACGTGTGGAGCATAGGCTGCATCATCTTCGAGTACTATGTTGGCTTCACTCTCTTCCAG ACCCATGACAACAGAGAGCATCTAGCCATGATGGAAAGGATCTTGGGTCCTATCCCTTCCCGGATGATCCGAAAGACAAG GAAGCAGAAGTATTTTTACCGGGGTCGCCTGGATTGGGATGAGAACACATCAGCTGGGCGCTACGTCCGAGAGAACTGCAAACCACTGCGG CGGTATCTGACCTCAGAGGCAGAGGAACACCACCAGCTCTTCGATCTGATTGAAAGCATGCTAGAGTATGAACCTGCTAAGCGGCTGACCTTGGGCGAAGCCCTTCAGCATCCTTTCTTCACCCGCCTTCGGGCTGAGCCACCCAACGCCAAGTTGTGGGACTCCAGTCGGGATATCAGTCGGTGA
- the CLK2 gene encoding dual specificity protein kinase CLK2 isoform X5 encodes MFDWFDYHGHMCISFELLGLSTFDFLKDNNYLPYPIHQVRHMAFQLCQAVKFLHDNKLTHTDLKPENILFVNSDYELTYNLEKKRDERSVKSTAVRVVDFGSATFDHEHHSTIVSTRHYRAPEVILELGWSQPCDVWSIGCIIFEYYVGFTLFQTHDNREHLAMMERILGPIPSRMIRKTRKQKYFYRGRLDWDENTSAGRYVRENCKPLRRYLTSEAEEHHQLFDLIESMLEYEPAKRLTLGEALQHPFFTRLRAEPPNAKLWDSSRDISR; translated from the exons ATGTTTGACTGGTTTGACTACCATGGCCACATGTGTATCTCCTTTGAGCTCCTGGGCCTTAGCACCTTCGATTTCCTCAAAGACAACAACTACCTGCCCTACCCCATCCACCAAGTGCGCCACATGGCCTTCCAGCTGTGCCAGGCCGTCAAGT TCCTCCATGATAACAAGCTGACACATACGGACCTCAAACCTGAAAATATCCTGTTTGTGAATTCAGACTATGAGCTCACCTACAACTTAGAAAAG AAGCGAGATGAGCGAAGTGTGAAGAGCACGGCTGTGCGGGTGGTAGACTTTGGCAGTGCCACCTTTGACCACGAGCACCATAGCACCATTGTCTCCACTCGCCATTACCGAGCACCAGAGGTCATCCTTG AGCTGGGCTGGTCACAGCCTTGTGACGTGTGGAGCATAGGCTGCATCATCTTCGAGTACTATGTTGGCTTCACTCTCTTCCAG ACCCATGACAACAGAGAGCATCTAGCCATGATGGAAAGGATCTTGGGTCCTATCCCTTCCCGGATGATCCGAAAGACAAG GAAGCAGAAGTATTTTTACCGGGGTCGCCTGGATTGGGATGAGAACACATCAGCTGGGCGCTACGTCCGAGAGAACTGCAAACCACTGCGG CGGTATCTGACCTCAGAGGCAGAGGAACACCACCAGCTCTTCGATCTGATTGAAAGCATGCTAGAGTATGAACCTGCTAAGCGGCTGACCTTGGGCGAAGCCCTTCAGCATCCTTTCTTCACCCGCCTTCGGGCTGAGCCACCCAACGCCAAGTTGTGGGACTCCAGTCGGGATATCAGTCGGTGA
- the CLK2 gene encoding dual specificity protein kinase CLK2 isoform X2 gives MPHPRRYHSSERGSRGSYHEHYRSRKHKRRRSRSWSSSSDRTRRHRREDSYHVRSRSSYDDRSSDRRAYDRRYCGSYRRNDYSRDRGEAYYDADYRHSYEYHRENSSYRSQRSSRRKHRRRRRRSRTFSHSSSHSSRRAKSVEDDAEGHLIYHVGDWLQERYEIVSTLGEGTFGRVVQCVDHRRGGARVALKIIKNVEKYKEAARLEINVLEKINEKDPDNKNLCVQMFDWFDYHGHMCISFELLGLSTFDFLKDNNYLPYPIHQVRHMAFQLCQAVKFLHDNKLTHTDLKPENILFVNSDYELTYNLEKKRDERSVKSTAVRVVDFGSATFDHEHHSTIVSTRHYRAPEVILELGWSQPCDVWSIGCIIFEYYVGFTLFQTHDNREHLAMMERILGPIPSRMIRKTRKQKYFYRGRLDWDENTSAGRYVRENCKPLRRYLTSEAEEHHQLFDLIESMLEYEPAKRLTLGEALQHPFFTRLRAEPPNAKLWDSSRDISR, from the exons aTGCCTCATCCCCGAAGGTACCACTCCTCAGAGCGAGGCAGCCGGGGGAGTTACCATGAACACTATAGAAGCCGAAAGCATAAAAGACGAAGAAGCCGCTCCTGGTCGAGCAGCAGTGACCGGACAAGGCGACACCGGCGGGAAGACAGTTACCACGTCCGTTCTCGGAG CAGCTATGACGACCGTTCATCTGACCGAAGGGCGTATGACCGGCGATACTGTGGCAGCTACAGGCGCAACGACTACAGCCGAGATCGGGGAGAGGCCTACTATGATGCAGACTACCGGCATTCATACGAATACCATCGGGAGAACAGCAGTTACCGCAGCCAGCGCAGCAGCCGTAGGAAGCACAGGCGGCGGAGGAGACGCAGCAGGACGTTCAGCCACTCATCTTCG CACAGCAGCCGGAGAGCCAAGAGTGTAGAGGACGACGCTGAGGGCCACCTCATCTACCACGTCGGGGACTGGCTACAAGAGCGAT ATGAAATTGTAAGCACCTTGGGAGAGGGGACCTTTGGCCGAGTTGTACAGTGTGTTGACCATCGCAG GGGTGGGGCTCGAGTTGCCCTGAAGATCAttaagaatgtggagaaatacAAGGAAGCAGCTCGGTTAGAAATCAATGTGCTGGAGAAAATCAATGAGAAGGATCCTGACAACAAGAA CCTCTGTGTCCAGATGTTTGACTGGTTTGACTACCATGGCCACATGTGTATCTCCTTTGAGCTCCTGGGCCTTAGCACCTTCGATTTCCTCAAAGACAACAACTACCTGCCCTACCCCATCCACCAAGTGCGCCACATGGCCTTCCAGCTGTGCCAGGCCGTCAAGT TCCTCCATGATAACAAGCTGACACATACGGACCTCAAACCTGAAAATATCCTGTTTGTGAATTCAGACTATGAGCTCACCTACAACTTAGAAAAG AAGCGAGATGAGCGAAGTGTGAAGAGCACGGCTGTGCGGGTGGTAGACTTTGGCAGTGCCACCTTTGACCACGAGCACCATAGCACCATTGTCTCCACTCGCCATTACCGAGCACCAGAGGTCATCCTTG AGCTGGGCTGGTCACAGCCTTGTGACGTGTGGAGCATAGGCTGCATCATCTTCGAGTACTATGTTGGCTTCACTCTCTTCCAG ACCCATGACAACAGAGAGCATCTAGCCATGATGGAAAGGATCTTGGGTCCTATCCCTTCCCGGATGATCCGAAAGACAAG GAAGCAGAAGTATTTTTACCGGGGTCGCCTGGATTGGGATGAGAACACATCAGCTGGGCGCTACGTCCGAGAGAACTGCAAACCACTGCGG CGGTATCTGACCTCAGAGGCAGAGGAACACCACCAGCTCTTCGATCTGATTGAAAGCATGCTAGAGTATGAACCTGCTAAGCGGCTGACCTTGGGCGAAGCCCTTCAGCATCCTTTCTTCACCCGCCTTCGGGCTGAGCCACCCAACGCCAAGTTGTGGGACTCCAGTCGGGATATCAGTCGGTGA
- the SCAMP3 gene encoding secretory carrier-associated membrane protein 3 isoform X2 — MAQNRDGGNPFAEPSELDNPFQDPAVIQHRPSPQYATLDVYNPFETREPSPAYEPPAPAPLPPPSAPSLQSSRKLSPTEPKNYGSYSTQATAAAATAELLKKQEELNRKAEELDRRERELQHAALGGTATRQNNWPPLPPFCPVQPCFFQDISMEIPQEFQKTVSTMYYLWMCSTLALLLNFVACLASFCVDTSNGSGFGLSILWILLFTPCSFVCWYRPMYKAFRGWISALVVLKVNKAVAVLMLLVALLFTGIAVLGIVMLKRIHSLYRHTGASFQKAQQEFAAGVFSNPAVRTAAANAAAGAAENAFRAP; from the exons ATGGCCCAGAACAGAGACGGCGGGAACCCGTTCGCCGAGCCCAGCGAGCTTGATAACCCGTTTCAG GACCCAGCTGTGATCCAGCACCGACCTAGCCCGCAGTATGCCACGCTTGATGTCTACAACCCTTTTGAGACTCGGGAG CCATCACCAGCCTATGAGCCTCCTGCTCCTGCCCCACTGCCTCCACCCTCAGCTCCCTCCTTGCAGTCCTCAAGAAAGCTCAGCCCCACAGAACCCAAGAACTATGGCTCCTACAGCACTCAG GCCACAGCTGCAGCAGCCACAGCTGAGCTGCTAAAGAAGCAGGAGGAGCTCAATCGGAAGGCAGAGGAGCTGGACCGGAGGGAGCGGGAGCTACAGCATGCTGCCCTGGGgggcacagcta CTCGACAGAACAACTGGCCCCCCCTACCACCTTTTTGCCCAGTCCAGCCCTGCTTTTTCCAGGACATCTCCATGGAGATCCCCCAAGAATTTCAGAAGACAGTATCCACCATGTACTACCTCTGGATGT GCAGCACCCTGGCTCTTCTTCTGAATTTCGTCGCCTGCCTAGCCAGCTTCTGTGTGGATACCAGTAATGGCTCGGGCTTTGGCCTTTCCATCCTTTGGATCCTCCTTTTCACTCCCTGCTCCTTTGTCTGCTGGTACCGTCCTATGTACAAGGCTTTCCG TGGCTGGATCTCGGCTCTGGTGGTGCTGAAGGTCAACAAGGCTGTAGCTGTGCTCATGCTGCTGGTTGCCCTGCTCTTCACTGGCATCGCTGTGCTGGGAATTGTGATGCTGAAGCGG ATCCACTCCCTCTATCGCCACACAGGTGCCAGCTTTCAGAAGGCCCAGCAAGAATTTGCTGCTGGTGTCTTCTCCAACCCTGCGGTGCGAACCGCAGCTGCCAACGCGGCCGCTGGGGCTGCCGAAAATGCCTTTCGGGCCCCTTGA
- the CLK2 gene encoding dual specificity protein kinase CLK2 isoform X3, whose protein sequence is MPHPRRYHSSERGSRGSYHEHYRSRKHKRRRSRSWSSSSDRTRRHRREDSYHVRSRSYDDRSSDRRAYDRRYCGSYRRNDYSRDRGEAYYDADYRHSYEYHRENSSYRSQRSSRRKHRRRRRRSRTFSHSSSQHSSRRAKSVEDDAEGHLIYHVGDWLQERYEIVSTLGEGTFGRVVQCVDHRRGGARVALKIIKNVEKYKEAARLEINVLEKINEKDPDNKNLCVQMFDWFDYHGHMCISFELLGLSTFDFLKDNNYLPYPIHQVRHMAFQLCQAVKFLHDNKLTHTDLKPENILFVNSDYELTYNLEKKRDERSVKSTAVRVVDFGSATFDHEHHSTIVSTRHYRAPEVILELGWSQPCDVWSIGCIIFEYYVGFTLFQTHDNREHLAMMERILGPIPSRMIRKTRKQKYFYRGRLDWDENTSAGRYVRENCKPLRRYLTSEAEEHHQLFDLIESMLEYEPAKRLTLGEALQHPFFTRLRAEPPNAKLWDSSRDISR, encoded by the exons aTGCCTCATCCCCGAAGGTACCACTCCTCAGAGCGAGGCAGCCGGGGGAGTTACCATGAACACTATAGAAGCCGAAAGCATAAAAGACGAAGAAGCCGCTCCTGGTCGAGCAGCAGTGACCGGACAAGGCGACACCGGCGGGAAGACAGTTACCACGTCCGTTCTCGGAG CTATGACGACCGTTCATCTGACCGAAGGGCGTATGACCGGCGATACTGTGGCAGCTACAGGCGCAACGACTACAGCCGAGATCGGGGAGAGGCCTACTATGATGCAGACTACCGGCATTCATACGAATACCATCGGGAGAACAGCAGTTACCGCAGCCAGCGCAGCAGCCGTAGGAAGCACAGGCGGCGGAGGAGACGCAGCAGGACGTTCAGCCACTCATCTTCG CAGCACAGCAGCCGGAGAGCCAAGAGTGTAGAGGACGACGCTGAGGGCCACCTCATCTACCACGTCGGGGACTGGCTACAAGAGCGAT ATGAAATTGTAAGCACCTTGGGAGAGGGGACCTTTGGCCGAGTTGTACAGTGTGTTGACCATCGCAG GGGTGGGGCTCGAGTTGCCCTGAAGATCAttaagaatgtggagaaatacAAGGAAGCAGCTCGGTTAGAAATCAATGTGCTGGAGAAAATCAATGAGAAGGATCCTGACAACAAGAA CCTCTGTGTCCAGATGTTTGACTGGTTTGACTACCATGGCCACATGTGTATCTCCTTTGAGCTCCTGGGCCTTAGCACCTTCGATTTCCTCAAAGACAACAACTACCTGCCCTACCCCATCCACCAAGTGCGCCACATGGCCTTCCAGCTGTGCCAGGCCGTCAAGT TCCTCCATGATAACAAGCTGACACATACGGACCTCAAACCTGAAAATATCCTGTTTGTGAATTCAGACTATGAGCTCACCTACAACTTAGAAAAG AAGCGAGATGAGCGAAGTGTGAAGAGCACGGCTGTGCGGGTGGTAGACTTTGGCAGTGCCACCTTTGACCACGAGCACCATAGCACCATTGTCTCCACTCGCCATTACCGAGCACCAGAGGTCATCCTTG AGCTGGGCTGGTCACAGCCTTGTGACGTGTGGAGCATAGGCTGCATCATCTTCGAGTACTATGTTGGCTTCACTCTCTTCCAG ACCCATGACAACAGAGAGCATCTAGCCATGATGGAAAGGATCTTGGGTCCTATCCCTTCCCGGATGATCCGAAAGACAAG GAAGCAGAAGTATTTTTACCGGGGTCGCCTGGATTGGGATGAGAACACATCAGCTGGGCGCTACGTCCGAGAGAACTGCAAACCACTGCGG CGGTATCTGACCTCAGAGGCAGAGGAACACCACCAGCTCTTCGATCTGATTGAAAGCATGCTAGAGTATGAACCTGCTAAGCGGCTGACCTTGGGCGAAGCCCTTCAGCATCCTTTCTTCACCCGCCTTCGGGCTGAGCCACCCAACGCCAAGTTGTGGGACTCCAGTCGGGATATCAGTCGGTGA